The Desulfovibrio sp. G11 region TTTTTGCGGCAGGCTGAATTTGGGAATGCCGTAAAAATGGTACAACGCAGCCTGGGCCGCCCAGCAGATATACAGGGTGGAGTAAACATGGCTCGCCGCATAATTCATGATGTCGAGCAGTTCGTGCCAGTAGTCCACATCCTCAAAGGGCAGATGTTCCACCGGCGCTCCGGTGACAATCATGCCGTCAAAGCTGCCGTGCCGTATCTCGTTGAATGTTTTGTAAAAACGTTCAAGATGCTGAGCCGGTGTGTTTTTGGACTCATGCGCCTCGGTGCGCAGCAGGGTGATGTTGACCTGAAGAGGGGAGTTGCCCAAAAGTCGCAATAACTGGGTTTCAGTGGCGATTTTAGTGGGCATGAGGTTGACGATGACTATTTCCAGAGGGCGTATGTCCTGAGCGACTGCGCGGTCTTCGGTCATTACGAAGATGTTTTCACTTTCCAGGGCGGCGCAGGCGGGCAAATCCGCCGGGATCTTGATGGGCATATCCTCTTCCTTGACACTAAAGTTGCAATGCGGGTACAGCGTAATGTTAACGCTGTCGCACCATTGGCGGGTCCCGGCCGCAAGCGGGCGGGACCCGCCCTTAAAACATAGCAATTAGATATGTTTTGTCAAGACGCTATAACTGGCGCTGCTTTTTAACGCCGTCGTCTGCGTTTTTTTGTTGTCTGCTGCTAGAGCTTGACCACATGACATTCCATTTTCAGGTCACTTTGTGCGTCTTTAAGGGCCTGCTGGGCCAGGTGTTCAAGCCCGCCACAGCACGGCACGCTCATGCGCAGTACTGTGAGGCTTGCGATCTGTCCCGATTTTATGATGGCTGTGAGCTTTTCCAAAAGGGCCGCATTATCTTCAAGCTTGGGACAGGCGATAACAGGTATGCGTCCGGCAAGCCAGTCTTTATGCAGATTGGGCAGGGCAAAGCCAGCACAGTGGGCGGCCAGCAGTATCTGAGCGCCCTTGAGAAACGGGGCTGTGGGAGGAACAAGCCGCAACTGGATAGGCCAGGAGGGCAGATCCACGGCAAGTCCGGGGTTGGCCGCCGCCGTAACTGGGGACAGAGGTTTGAGAGCACGCGCCATGCTGCCCGGGCATCCACCCGGTCTGGGCGTCATGCCCTGCGCCC contains the following coding sequences:
- the metA gene encoding homoserine O-acetyltransferase MetA — protein: MPIKIPADLPACAALESENIFVMTEDRAVAQDIRPLEIVIVNLMPTKIATETQLLRLLGNSPLQVNITLLRTEAHESKNTPAQHLERFYKTFNEIRHGSFDGMIVTGAPVEHLPFEDVDYWHELLDIMNYAASHVYSTLYICWAAQAALYHFYGIPKFSLPQKISGIFNHDILLPDCRLFRGFDDTFTAPHSRNTEVRAGHILETPQLRLLAQSEQAGVTLVERVDHSQVFMTGHLEYDRGTLDAEYRRDVDRGLKPRVPEHYYPHDDPAAMPRMNWRAHAHLFYCNWLNYYVYQETPFSLTAIAQNREARAGA
- a CDS encoding ATP-binding protein; translation: MAKRLIIEIDEDKCNGCGQCVLDCAEGALAIVDGKAKLIRDSYCDGLGACLSCPEGALQLIEREAEEFDEEAALAAKAEREGTAPAHAGHGAQGMTPRPGGCPGSMARALKPLSPVTAAANPGLAVDLPSWPIQLRLVPPTAPFLKGAQILLAAHCAGFALPNLHKDWLAGRIPVIACPKLEDNAALLEKLTAIIKSGQIASLTVLRMSVPCCGGLEHLAQQALKDAQSDLKMECHVVKL